The following proteins are encoded in a genomic region of Ostrea edulis chromosome 7, xbOstEdul1.1, whole genome shotgun sequence:
- the LOC125656682 gene encoding uncharacterized protein LOC125656682 yields MATALGGNVNKDLVFSCPICLESVRTPRCLPCLHTFCESCIQTYISSTAIRKEEEYQSIECPVCRKESRPPAKCMSSEEWATSLPINYLVNSVSVKSSELEKLCVICKKQNKKIAAIHWCKNCMEEICDDCKTLHSYVSILQNHKIVKLSEANDCLENFDVDEPCSIHKNKTIEVYCGDHDKLCCSVCFATQHRRCERVEAIEDVSSRFDRTDMQPRLEKFSKSLEMLENLQENNREQVDKLKARKEVICRDVADKIEKSKRALDEGFTQWQKQFEQKHGDCLQTLDIACDEMRRFSTTLKEARFTFSLLKEKGSLKQLFLMTHRLESQIAEHFHRLKLKMEVETFSDYQHSMGSEFTDFVSNNRKVPDVKCIQSKPLRGTVAQLSNVVSPHTSGSIAPKPWLANMNLMKFIPQKVSEHVIQDSVYLYHGLYRYNESVLLPVGQTIQIYDVRGNTWVHLYTEKCDDKPHAIAQTNVLHEVYVAFGSYIAVYNINEGNQMSLLRKIPMNPGVTIESFTLMDDTIICADNSGITILNPDFSVKEKRNIKIDGNIAYVAASNKTKRIAFVKKTGIEEQTVTSQYLNGDMHFEYKKTHRDLRGIAFDSQDNIYVCDFHVRNELVQISPDGKKSRTISSEIYNPYSISFHPEGHRFLVLSSIERKCRIYEIPQSLN; encoded by the coding sequence ATGGCTACCGCTCTGGGCGGAAATGTCAACAAAGACCTTGTGTTTAGCTGTCCTATCTGTTTGGAGTCAGTCAGGACACCCAGATGTTTACCGTGTCTACATACGTTTTGCGAGTCCTGCATCCAGACTTATATTTCTAGCACGGCCATTCGTAAAGAAGAAGAGTATCAGAGTATTGAGTGCCCGGTATGTCGCAAAGAAAGCCGCCCACCAGCGAAGTGTATGTCGTCTGAAGAATGGGCCACGAGTTTACCCATCAACTACCTGGTGAATTCTGTTTCAGTGAAGTCAAGTGAATTAGAAAAACTTTGTGTTATATGCAAGAAGCAAAATAAGAAAATCGCAGCGATTCACTGGTGTAAGAATTGTATGGAGGAAATTTGCGACGACTGTAAGACATTACACAGTTATGTATCGATCCTGCAGAATCAcaaaattgtcaaactttcGGAGGCGAACGATTGTCTGGAAAATTTTGATGTGGATGAACCGTGCAGCATAcacaaaaataaaaccattgAAGTGTACTGTGGGGATCACGATAAATTATGCTGCAGCGTCTGCTTCGCAACCCAGCACAGGAGATGTGAACGCGTCGAAGCAATAGAGGATGTTTCTAGTAGATTTGATCGGACTGATATGCAGCCCAGATTAGAAAAGTTTTCTAAATCCCTGGAGATGCTTGAGAATTTGCAAGAAAACAACAGGGAGCAAGTCGACAAACTGAAGGCTCGGAAAGAAGTGATATGTAGAGATGTTGCAGATAAAATAGAGAAATCAAAGAGAGCTCTGGATGAAGGTTTTACTCAGTGGCAAAAACAGTTTGAACAAAAGCATGGCGATTGTCTTCAAACTCTCGACATTGCATGCGATGAGATGAGAAGGTTTTCCACCACGCTGAAAGAAGCAAGATTTACATTTTCCCTTCTGAAGGAGAAGGGGTCACTGAAACAGTTGTTTCTGATGACACATAGACTGGAATCACAGATTGCGGAACACTTTCACAGACTGAAATTGAAGATGGAAGTAGAAACATTTTCTGACTACCAACACTCCATGGGAAGTGAATTCACTGACTTTGTCTCAAATAACAGAAAGGTCCCAGATGTTAAATGCATTCAGTCAAAACCATTGCGTGGAACCGTGGCACAGCTGAGCAACGTCGTGTCACCGCATACTAGTGGTTCCATTGCACCCAAACCGTGGCTGGCGAACATGAATCTAATGAAGTTTATTCCCCAAAAGGTATCCGAACATGTTATACAGGACAGTGTATATCTGTATCATGGTCTATATAGATACAATGAGAGTGTACTGTTGCCAGTGGGTCAAACTATCCAAATATATGACGTCAGAGGCAATACTTGGGTACATCTATACACAGAGAAATGTGATGATAAACCTCATGCAATAGCTCAAACCAATGTCCTGCACGAGGTGTATGTTGCCTTTGGTAGTTATATTGCGGTTTACAACATCAACGAAGGAAATCAAATGTCTCTGTTGAGAAAAATTCCAATGAATCCTGGAGTTACGATTGAAAGCTTCACGTTAATGGACGATACTATAATTTGTGCAGATAATAGTGGAATTACGATACTAAATCCAGATTTTTCCGTGAAGGAAAAACGAAATATCAAGATAGATGGAAATATTGCTTACGTGGCTGCATCGAACAAAACGAAGAGAATTGCGTTCGTGAAGAAGACTGGTATTGAGGAACAAACAGTCACCTCTCAATACCTGAATGGAGACATGcattttgaatacaaaaaaacCCACCGAGATTTACGCGGTATTGCATTTGATTCGCAGGATAATATTTATGTATGTGACTTTCATGTCAGGAATGAACTTGTCCAAATAAGTCCCGATGGTAAAAAATCGAGAACTATTAGTTCAGAAATATATAACCCTTACAGCATATCATTCCATCCTGAGGGCCACAGGTTCCTGGTTTTATCAAGCATTGAGAGGAAATGTCGCATATATGAAATTCCACAGTCTCTGAACTAA